The proteins below are encoded in one region of Pseudomonas putida NBRC 14164:
- a CDS encoding L-cystine transporter, with amino-acid sequence MNLPLSLNLLAFLALLLGLAQTRRTDWSLAKKVLLGLVLGVVFGLALHTIYGAGHPVLKSTIAWLDLVGNGYVGLLQMIVMPLIFASILSAVARLHNASSLGRISVLSIGTLLLTTAIAALIGIVLTNLFGLSAEGLVAGVQESARMQVIHSDYAGKVADLNIPQLLLSFIPSNPVGDLARAKPTSIISVVIFAVFVGLAALQLIKDDAEKGERALSAIDTLQAWVMRLVRVVMKLTPYGVLALMTKVVASSNMEDILKLGSFVVVSYLGLGLMFVVHALILAATGVSPLRFFRKVWPVLTFAFTSRSSAASIPLNIEAQTRRLGVPQSIASFSASFGTTIGQNGCAGLYPAMLAVMVAPAVGIDTFDPLWIATLVAIVTLSSAGVAGVGGGATFAALIVLPAMGLPVELVALLISVEPLIDMGRTALNVNGSMTAGVVTSQLLKETDKDVLAGDEHAELSHS; translated from the coding sequence ATGAACCTGCCGCTGTCACTTAACCTGCTGGCGTTCCTGGCCCTGTTGCTGGGCCTGGCACAAACCCGCCGCACCGACTGGAGCCTGGCCAAGAAGGTACTGCTGGGCCTGGTGCTGGGCGTAGTCTTCGGCCTGGCCCTGCACACGATCTACGGCGCTGGCCACCCCGTGCTCAAGTCCACCATCGCCTGGCTCGACCTGGTCGGCAACGGCTATGTCGGCTTGTTGCAGATGATTGTCATGCCGCTGATCTTCGCCTCGATCCTCAGTGCCGTGGCGCGCCTGCACAATGCCTCGTCGCTGGGCCGCATCAGCGTGCTGAGCATCGGCACCCTGCTGCTGACCACCGCCATTGCCGCGCTGATCGGCATCGTGCTGACCAACCTGTTCGGCCTGAGTGCAGAAGGCCTGGTGGCCGGTGTGCAGGAAAGCGCCCGCATGCAGGTTATCCACAGCGACTACGCCGGCAAGGTCGCCGACCTCAACATCCCGCAGCTGCTGCTGTCGTTCATCCCCAGCAACCCGGTGGGTGACCTGGCGCGGGCCAAGCCGACGTCGATCATCAGCGTGGTGATCTTCGCCGTATTCGTCGGCCTGGCCGCGCTGCAGCTGATCAAGGACGATGCCGAGAAAGGCGAGCGCGCCCTGTCGGCCATCGACACCCTGCAAGCCTGGGTGATGCGCCTGGTGCGGGTGGTAATGAAACTGACCCCGTATGGCGTGCTGGCGTTGATGACCAAGGTGGTTGCCAGCTCGAACATGGAAGACATCCTCAAGCTGGGCAGCTTCGTGGTGGTGTCGTACCTGGGCCTGGGGCTGATGTTCGTGGTGCATGCCCTTATCCTGGCGGCGACCGGTGTGAGCCCGCTGCGCTTCTTCCGCAAGGTGTGGCCGGTGCTCACGTTCGCCTTCACCAGCCGCTCCAGCGCCGCCAGCATTCCGCTGAACATCGAAGCGCAAACGCGCCGCCTGGGTGTGCCGCAGTCGATTGCCAGCTTCAGCGCATCATTCGGCACCACCATTGGCCAGAACGGCTGCGCTGGCCTCTATCCCGCCATGCTGGCGGTGATGGTGGCACCGGCGGTGGGCATCGATACATTCGACCCGCTGTGGATCGCGACCCTGGTGGCCATCGTCACGCTGAGTTCTGCAGGGGTTGCCGGTGTGGGTGGCGGGGCCACTTTTGCCGCACTGATCGTGCTCCCAGCAATGGGCTTGCCGGTGGAGCTGGTGGCGTTGCTGATTTCGGTGGAGCCGCTGATCGACATGGGGCGTACGGCGCTGAACGTGAACGGTTCGATGACTGCGGGCGTGGTGACCAGCCAGCTGTTGAAAGAGACCGACAAGGACGTGCTG
- a CDS encoding HAD family hydrolase, whose product MKVAVKAAAIGLSLLFSIETFATELKHWPAEAARQLDRMIAANANKGNYAVFDMDNTSYRHDLEEALLPFMENKGLLSRDKLDPSLKLMPFKDTAEHKESLFSYYYRLCEVDDMVCYPWVAQVFSGFTLKELKVQVDELMASTKPIPSTYYEGDQVKAIEVQPPKVFKGQAELYNKLMENGIEVYVISAASEELVRMVASDPRYGYNVKPQNVIGVSLLLKDRSNGQLTTARKQISAGHYDAKANEGLELTPYLWTPATWMAGKQAAILTYIDEWKKPVLVGGDTPTSDGYMQFHGVDVGKGGIHLWINRKAKYMDQLNGMITRNAAAQAKEGLPVTADKNWVIVTPEQIQ is encoded by the coding sequence ATGAAAGTCGCTGTGAAAGCCGCCGCCATCGGCCTGTCCCTGCTGTTCAGTATCGAAACCTTCGCCACCGAGCTCAAGCATTGGCCCGCCGAGGCGGCCAGGCAGCTCGACCGCATGATCGCTGCCAATGCCAACAAGGGTAACTACGCGGTGTTCGACATGGACAACACCAGCTACCGCCATGACCTGGAAGAAGCCCTGCTGCCGTTCATGGAAAACAAGGGCCTGCTGAGCCGCGACAAGCTTGACCCGTCGCTGAAGCTGATGCCGTTCAAGGACACTGCCGAGCACAAGGAAAGCCTGTTCAGCTACTACTACCGGTTGTGCGAAGTCGACGACATGGTCTGCTACCCGTGGGTGGCCCAGGTGTTCTCGGGTTTCACCCTGAAGGAGTTGAAGGTGCAGGTGGACGAGCTGATGGCTTCTACCAAGCCGATCCCCAGTACTTATTACGAAGGCGACCAAGTCAAGGCCATCGAGGTACAGCCGCCCAAGGTCTTCAAGGGCCAGGCCGAGCTCTACAACAAGTTGATGGAGAATGGCATCGAGGTATACGTGATTTCGGCGGCCTCCGAAGAGCTGGTGCGCATGGTCGCCTCGGACCCCAGGTACGGCTACAACGTGAAACCGCAGAACGTGATCGGCGTGAGCCTGCTGCTAAAGGACCGCAGCAATGGGCAACTGACCACGGCACGCAAGCAGATCAGTGCTGGCCACTATGATGCCAAGGCCAACGAAGGGCTGGAGCTGACCCCGTACCTGTGGACCCCCGCTACCTGGATGGCGGGCAAGCAGGCGGCCATCCTGACCTACATCGATGAATGGAAGAAACCGGTGCTGGTGGGCGGCGACACGCCGACCAGCGATGGCTACATGCAGTTCCACGGGGTGGATGTGGGCAAAGGTGGCATCCACCTGTGGATAAACCGCAAGGCCAAGTACATGGACCAGCTCAACGGCATGATTACCAGGAATGCGGCGGCGCAGGCCAAGGAAGGGTTGCCGGTGACGGCGGACAAGAACTGGGTGATCGTGACGCCGGAGCAAATCCAGTAG